DNA sequence from the Cupriavidus sp. WKF15 genome:
TGCCGCCCGATGGCCGGCCTGGCGCACACCCGCAGCAGTCCCCGCATGTTTGAGCCGCCGCCCGCCGGCTGACCGCTTATCCGCCCCTTATTGCCGCCCAGCAGCCATGACAATCGCCCGTACCGAAGACATCATTGCCGACATCCGTGCCGGCCGCATGGTCATTCTCGTGGATGAAGAAGACCGCGAGAATGAAGGCGACCTGGTCCTGGCTGCCGATTTCGTCACACCCGAAGCGATCAATTTCATGGCCAAGTATGGCCGCGGCCTGATCTGCCTGACATTGACAGCCGAACGCTGCCGCCAGCTGAACCTGCAGCCGATGGTCAGCCGCAACGGTACCCAGCACGGCACCAACTTCACGGTATCGATCGAAGCCGCCGAGGGCGTGACCACCGGCATTTCCGCGGCAGACCGCGCCCGCACGGTGGAAGCCGCCGTCGCACGCGACGCCAAGCCGTCCGACCTGGTGCAGCCGGGGCACATCTTCCCGCTGACCGCGCAGCCCGGCGGCGTGCTGATCCGCGCCGGCCACACCGAAGCCGGTTGCGACCTCGGCGCCCTGGCCGGCCTGACGCCGGCTGCCGTGATCTGCGAGATCATGAAGGACGACGGCACCATGGCGCGCCTGCCCGACCTGATCGAATTCGCGCGGGAACACGACCTGAAGATCGGCACCATTGCCGACCTGATCCACTACCGCAGCCGCACCGAGAGCATCGTCGAGCGCGTGGGCGAGCGGTCGATGGAAACCCCGTACGGCACCTTCCACAGCATCGCCTACCGCGACAAGCCCACCGGCCATGCCCACCTGGCGCTGGTCAAGGGCACGCCCACGGTGGACAAGGAAACGCTGGTGCGCGTGCATGAGCCCCTGTCGGTGCTCGACCTGCTGGAAGTGTCCCGCACCACCCATTCGTGGAGCATGCCGGCAGCGCTCGAAGCCATCGCCCAGGCCGAAAGCGGCGTAATGGTGCTGCTCAACTGCGGCGACTCGTCCGAACAGCTCTTCACCCAGTTCACCGCGCTGGACGAACCCCAAAGCCGCCCGCGCCGCAAGCCGGACCTGCGCACCTACGGCATGGGCGCGCAGATCCTGAAGGATGTGGGCGTGGGCAAGATGCGCGTGCTGGCGGCCCGGCAGCGCATGCCCAGCATGACCGGCTACGACCTGGAAGTGACCGGCTACCAGCCCATGAACGGGCAGGCCGACTGAGACTGAATATCCTGGCGGCCGCGCCCGGTCGTGGCCGCCCCCCCGAACTCTGGAGAACTGAACAATGGATCACGGCTTCTACCCCAGCAACCTCGACGGTGAAGGCCTGCGTATCGGCATCGTGCAGGCCCGCTTCAACGAGCCGGTCTGCGCCGAGCTGCTCGAAGCCTGCGTGGCCGAGCTGGAAAAGCTCGGTGTCGAAGGCGAAGACACCCTGGTGGTGACCGTGCCGGGCGCGCTGGAAGTGCCGCTGGCACTGCAGAAGATGGCCGAAAGCGGCCAGTTCGACGCACTGGTGGCGCTGGGCGCCGTGGTGCGCGGCGAAACCTACCATTTCGAGCTGGTCTCGAACGAGTCCGGCGCCGGCATCACCCGCGTTGGCCTGGACTTCAACGTGCCCATCGCCAACGGCATCCTGACCGTCGACACGGACGAGCAGGCCCATGCCCGCACGCGCGAGAAGGGCCGCGACTGCGCCCGCGCCGCCGTGGAAATGGCCAACCTGGTGGTTGCCCTGGATTCGCTGCGCGAGCACAACGGCGACGATGAAGACGAGAACGACGATGAGTGACACGCCTGAAACCGGCAAGCCGGCGGCCGGCGCCAAGCCCGCCGCCCGCACCGAAGCCAAGGCCCCGCCCAAGAGCGCGCGCCGCCGCTCGCGCGAGCTGGCCCTGCAGGGCCTCTACCAGTGGCTGCTGAACCGCAACGACATCGGCGCGATCCAGGCTCACCTGCACGACGCACAGGGCTTCAACAAGGCCGACGGCGAGCATTTCGACGCGCTGCTGAATGGCGCCGTGCGCGAAGAGGCCCGCCTGACCGCGGCCTTCGAGCCGTTCCTGGACCGCACGGTCAATGAACTGTCGCCGGTGGAACGTGCCGCCCTGCTGGTGGGCAGCTATGAGCTCGTGCATTGCGTCGACATCCCCTACAAGGTCGTGATCAACGAAGCCGTTGAACTGACCAAGACCTTTGGCGGCGTCGAGGGCTACAAGTACGTGAACGGCGTACTGGACAAGCTCGCCGCCCAGGTG
Encoded proteins:
- the ribBA gene encoding bifunctional 3,4-dihydroxy-2-butanone-4-phosphate synthase/GTP cyclohydrolase II, with amino-acid sequence MTIARTEDIIADIRAGRMVILVDEEDRENEGDLVLAADFVTPEAINFMAKYGRGLICLTLTAERCRQLNLQPMVSRNGTQHGTNFTVSIEAAEGVTTGISAADRARTVEAAVARDAKPSDLVQPGHIFPLTAQPGGVLIRAGHTEAGCDLGALAGLTPAAVICEIMKDDGTMARLPDLIEFAREHDLKIGTIADLIHYRSRTESIVERVGERSMETPYGTFHSIAYRDKPTGHAHLALVKGTPTVDKETLVRVHEPLSVLDLLEVSRTTHSWSMPAALEAIAQAESGVMVLLNCGDSSEQLFTQFTALDEPQSRPRRKPDLRTYGMGAQILKDVGVGKMRVLAARQRMPSMTGYDLEVTGYQPMNGQAD
- the ribH gene encoding 6,7-dimethyl-8-ribityllumazine synthase codes for the protein MDHGFYPSNLDGEGLRIGIVQARFNEPVCAELLEACVAELEKLGVEGEDTLVVTVPGALEVPLALQKMAESGQFDALVALGAVVRGETYHFELVSNESGAGITRVGLDFNVPIANGILTVDTDEQAHARTREKGRDCARAAVEMANLVVALDSLREHNGDDEDENDDE
- the nusB gene encoding transcription antitermination factor NusB is translated as MSDTPETGKPAAGAKPAARTEAKAPPKSARRRSRELALQGLYQWLLNRNDIGAIQAHLHDAQGFNKADGEHFDALLNGAVREEARLTAAFEPFLDRTVNELSPVERAALLVGSYELVHCVDIPYKVVINEAVELTKTFGGVEGYKYVNGVLDKLAAQVRSAEVAARR